In Bos indicus isolate NIAB-ARS_2022 breed Sahiwal x Tharparkar chromosome 25, NIAB-ARS_B.indTharparkar_mat_pri_1.0, whole genome shotgun sequence, the DNA window AAACTGTTGGAAATTATGTAATTATTAGGTAAAATTAACAGTAATTTACAATTACATATCACTTTGTAATTTACAAGTTGTTAAATATACATTGGATTTAATAGCCTGAAATAACCTGAATTCTTTTGCCCTCCCATTTGCCCTCCATCAAAGAGCCTTTAAGGAACACTTGATCCAGGAGGATTATATAAATGCATCAATctatacaatactgtaaagaatAAAGGAGACAAAGACAGGACCCTGGAGGGGGTCACAGGGatttaaaggaaggaaaagactAGAATGTTAAACATGAGGAAGGCCCAGGGGTCTCAGGAGATTCACGCAACAGATGGGGCAGTTTGTGTTCACTATGGAAAAGGAGGGGCACATAGCATGTGTTCCACAGTCTAGAATAACATGGAAAGGTCATAACTGAAGAGCTGGAGTCGAACTCTGTGGTTTCTGAGAACACAAGTCGATGACCACCAACCATGGCTTCTGAATGAACTCAAAATTCAAGGTTCAAAATTCTGGTTGCAACGGAGGGCATCCTTGGCCCTTGGAAATTTATCAAAGGTGATTTGAGGAGCTGCAATTTTACACAGTGGTAGCCTCCTGGGAAACATCTACTCCATCAATCAAGTGTAAGATCTCACAATCGTGGAAAAGGAGCTTCCGAGCGGGGACGAGCACTATCGATGGGAAGCCGACACCTGGGCCATCTCCTGGAGATTCCTGCTGAAAGGATGGCAAGTGTTTCTCCAGAGAAAGCACTTGCCTGGGTATGACTCAGGGCCGGGCAGGAATTCACACTATGAATCCGGGTGGTGGGAAGGCGGAGAAGTATGCCTACAAAGATCAAAGAGCCAGGAATGGAAAACACACTACAAACCTTCCCAGCGGGCAGGCTGCCTCCCCACAGACAAGAATTAATCAAGGAGACAAAACACCACCCTGGATGCCACCAGCACAggcaaagcaaaaaagaaaaaaaaagagaaagaaaagaaagagtgtGATTAAGTACTTACATAACAAAGAAAAGAGTAGCAGAGAcaggccaaaaaagaaagaggaaaaggagcaaTGTTCACACCAAGGCGGGTGCTGGCAGCTCCCCCTGATGCTTCTCTAGAGCACTACAAGTT includes these proteins:
- the ZNF655 gene encoding zinc finger protein 655 isoform X4; translated protein: MEEVSAQEAAESPVVQFQSLETHSEGLSPEPQFVQDTDMEQGLTGGILLRLPTTRIHSVNSCPALSHTQASAFSGETLAILSAGISRRWPRCRLPIDSARPRSEAPFPRL